A portion of the Glycine max cultivar Williams 82 chromosome 10, Glycine_max_v4.0, whole genome shotgun sequence genome contains these proteins:
- the LOC121172923 gene encoding dnaJ protein ERDJ3B-like: MQVWREKNVIKPAPGIFQQFTEQVCDKCPNVKYERDGYFITVRHARRAVESPAFVLLQEVLFFEDGEPIIDGESGDLRFRIRTAPHGLFRREGNDLHTTVTITLVQALVGYEKTVKHLDEHLVDISTKGITNPKQVRKFNGEGMPLHMSTKKGYLYVTFKVLFPTSLTEERKTNIIAILD; encoded by the exons ATGCAA gtttggagggagaaaaatgttataaaGCCAGCACCTGGGATATTTCAACAGTTCACAGAGCAG GTCTGTGACAAATGTCCAAATGTTAAATATGAAAGAGATGGTTATTTCATCACTGTTAGGCATGCAAGAAGGGCAG TTGAGTCACCAGCTTTTGTCCTTTTACAAGAAGTGCTATTTTTTGAGGATGGTGAGCCCATAATTGATGGAGAGTCTGGAGATCTAAGG TTTCGTATCCGTACAGCACCCCATGGCCTCTTCAGAAGGGAAGGCAATGACTTGCACACCACTGTCACTATAACACTG GTTCAAGCACTTGTCGGCTATGAGAAGACTGTTAAACACCTAGATGAGCATCTGGTGGACATAAGCACGAAG ggAATCACAAATCCAAAGCAAGTGAGGAAGTTCAATGGAGAGGGCATGCCACTGCATATGAGCACCAAGAAAGGATATCTTTACGTCACGTTTAAGGTTCTCTTCCCAACCTCACTAACCGAGGAGcggaaaacaaatataatagcAATTCTTGATTAG
- the LOC100793350 gene encoding transcription factor MYB12-like, producing the protein MGRAPCCEKVGLKKGRWTAEEDETLAKYIQTNGEGSWRSLPKNAGLLRCGKSCRLRWINYLRADLKRGNISAEEENTIVKLHASFGNRWSLIASHLPGRTDNEIKNYWNSHLSRKIYSFPGASAGIMDTPKVASIPPKLKGGRTSRWAMNKNKTYTQNVNVAIYQRPKQTFTQPNSDFTVLDADVADVNEPRIEELEAEVNKCDRSVDESNDEDILGLCQMEGISDILESWLPETTCVVWDLSEEIDNNDMVVRVSDACRDKMASSGEGYSCSSSMALDQHWDWESVIEFNNVVESEACNNWEQQEKPLTWPWEDDAWESQSKNLGETDTQMQNDMVDWFLS; encoded by the exons ATGGGAAGGGCTCCTTGTTGTGAGAAAGTGGGGTTGAAGAAAGGGAGGTGGACAGCAGAGGAGGATGAGACCTTGGCAAAATACATTCAGACCAACGGGGAAGGTTCTTGGAGGTCATTGCCTAAAAATGCAG GATTATTAAGGTGCGGGAAGAGTTGCAGGCTGAGATGGATTAACTATTTGAGAGCTGACCTTAAAAGAGGGAACATTTCTGCTGAAGAGGAAAATACAATCGTTAAGTTGCACGCTTCTTTTGGTAACAG gtGGTCTTTGATAGCAAGTCATTTACCAGGAAGAACGGACAACGAGATAAAAAACTACTGGAATTCTCACCTCAGCAGAAAAATTTACAGTTTCCCAGGTGCAAGTGCAGGGATCATGGATACACCTAAAGTAGCGTCTATTCCTCCCAAGCTCAAAGGTGGTAGAACAAGCCGTTGGGCCATGAATAAGAACAAAACCTACACCCAAAATGTCAATGTCGCAATTTACCAGAGACCCAAACAAACGTTTACTCAACCAAATAGTGATTTCACGGTCTTGGACGCTGACGTGGCAGATGTGAATGAGCCAAGAATAGAGGAGCTAGAGGCAGAGGTAAATAAATGTGACAGGAGCGTTGATGAAAGTAACGATGAAGACATCTTGGGACTGTGCCAAATGGAGGGCATTAGTGACATTTTGGAAAGTTGGCTTCCGGAAACAACATGTGTggtttgggacttgagtgaAGAGATAGACAACAATGACATGGTAGTGAGGGTGAGTGATGCGTGTCGCGACAAAATGGCATCGAGTGGAGAGGGGTATTCATGCTCTTCTTCCATGGCATTGGATCAACACTGGGATTGGGAGAGTGTCATAGAGTTTAATAACGTTGTCGAGTCCGAAGCTTGTAATAATTGGGAGCAACAAGAAAAACCGCTCACTTGGCCGTGGGAGGACGATGCTTGGGAAAGCCAAAGCAAAAATTTGGGAGAGACAGATACTCAGATGCAAAACGACATGGTTGATTGGTTCCTCTCTTGA
- the LOC100786628 gene encoding phospholipase A1 PLIP2, chloroplastic, whose protein sequence is METVCLKSGMVPTISISGSLDARANPSQVSTVGRAAGDKPPQRSVFSRFSFWYPLESLWPRGNNSRYKGLALDDAVLADNNAEAKAVRDDGQGDGTERQTGNWVLKILHVKSVWEGKQRNEEDGTVHDQTQTNFDEEEVCECDACGVDEDDGYCEEEEAEFDRGSFSRMLRRVSLGEARLYAQMSHLGNLAYDIPRIKPGKLLKHHGLRFVISSIEKKELAVAATAEKDPQKVGSSIEKKEFAAIAEKDPQKVGSSTEKKEFAAIAEKDPQKVETDEKVEEKEETKDPKNAGYKISATAAYNIAASAATYLHSQTSSIFPFKSSNAVTGEGSLEGSNESLDTVNMLNTEVASLMATTDSVTAVVAAKEEVKQAVADDLNSAHSTPCEWFVCDDDQSATRFFVIQGSETLASWQANLLFEPIKFEGLDVLVHRGIYEAAKGIYQQMLPEVRAHLKSRGSRATFRFTGHSLGGSLALLVNLMLLIRNEVPVSSLLPVITFGSPSIMCGGDSLLKKLGLPRSHVQAITMHRDIVPRAFSCNYPNHVAELLKAVNGNFRSHPCLNKQKLLYAPMGNLLILQPDEKFSPSHHLLPSGSGLYLLCCPLSESDDTEKRLRAAQMVFLNSPHPLEILSDRSAYGSGGSIQRDHDMNSYLKSLRTVIRKELNQIRKAKREQRRKVWWPLLLSRGADTSIVAGRSMISINVGQRQSPFSSVIQTGRESLKRFSRIVTSQHMHLFVLLLFPARLLLLGTYSVINLK, encoded by the exons ATGGAAACTGTGTGTTTAAAATCTGGGATGGTTCCCACGATCTCTATTAGTGGGTCGCTGGATGCACGTGCCAATCCTTCTCAGGTGAGCACGGTGGGGCGCGCCGCCGGGGATAAACCGCCGCAGAGGTCGGTGTTTTCGAGGTTTTCCTTTTGGTACCCTTTGGAATCTCTCTGGCCTCGGGGGAACAACAGCAGGTACAAAGGGCTGGCCCTCGACGACGCCGTTTTGGCGGACAACAACGCCGAAGCGAAGGCCGTTAGAGATGACGGCCAGGGTGACGGAACGGAAAGGCAGACCGGAAACTGGGTTTTGAAGATTCTGCATGTGAAGTCCGTGTGGGAAGGGAAACAGCGCAATGAAGAGGATGGTACGGTTCATGATCAAACTCAAACCAATTTCGACGAGGAGGAGGTGTGTGAATGTGATGCTTGCGGGGTTGATGAAGATGACGGCTACTGTGAAGAAGAAGAGGCTGAATTCGATAGAGGCTCGTTTTCGAGAATGCTTCGGAGGGTATCGTTAGGCGAAGCTAGATTGTACGCTCAGATGTCACACTTGGGGAACTTGGCTTACGATATACCTAGAATCAAG CCAGGGAAACTCTTGAAACATCATGGTCTGCGCTTTGTAATTTCATCGATAGAGAAGAAGGAATTGGCAGTGGCAGCAACAGCTGAAAAGGATCCCCAGAAAGTTGGATCTTCAATAGAGAAGAAGGAATTTGCAGCAATTGCTGAAAAGGATCCCCAGAAAGTTGGATCTTCAACAGAGAAGAAGGAATTTGCAGCAATTGCTGAAAAGGATCCCCAGAAAGTTGAAACTGATGAGAaggtagaagaaaaagaagaaacaaaggatCCAAAGAATGCTGGATACAAGATAAGTGCAACTGCTGCTTATAATATTGCTGCCTCTGCTGCCACTTATCTGCATTCTCAGACTAGTAGCATATTTCCATTCAAATCCTCAAATGCTGTGACTGGTGAAGGTTCACTTGAAGGAAGCAATGAAAGCCTTGACACTGTTAACATGCTAAACACAGAGGTGGCATCTTTGATGGCAACTACTGATTCAGTGACAGCAGTGGTTGCAGCAAAGGAGGAAGTAAAGCAGGCTGTTGCAGATGATCTGAACTCTGCACATTCAACACCCTGTGAATGGTTTGTCTGTGATGATGACCAGAGTGCTACAAGGTTTTTCGTTATTCAG GGTTCTGAGACGTTGGCTTCATGGCAAGCAAACCTACTCTTTGAGCCAATTAAATTTGAG GGTTTAGATGTACTTGTGCACAGAGGTATATATGAGGCTGCTAAAGGGATATATCAACAGATGTTGCCAGAAGTACGTGCTCACCTAAAATCTCGAGGTTCTCGTGCAACTTTTCGTTTCACAGGCCATTCTCTTGGTGGAAGCTTGGCATTACTTGTGAATCTCATGCTATTGATAAGGAATGAAGTGCCGGTCTCCTCTCTACTTCCTGTGATAACATTTGGTTCCCCATCCATCATGTGTGGAGGTGATAGTCTGCTAAAAAAATTAGGTTTGCCTAGGAGCCATGTTCAAGCAATCACAATGCACAGAGACATAGTACCACGAGCATTTTCTTGCAATTACCCTAATCATGTTGCAGAACTATTGAAGGCTGTCAATGGGAACTTCCGTAGTCATCCTTGTCTCAATAAACAG AAGCTACTATATGCACCAATGGGTAATCTGCTGATTCTGCAGCCAGATGAGAAATTTTCACCAAGCCATCATCTCCTACCATCTGGCAGTGGTCTATATCTTTTGTGTTGTCCATTATCAGAATCCGATGACACAGAGAAGCGGCTCCGAGCTGCTCAGATGGTCTTCTTAAACTCACCTCATCCACTTGAGATATTAAGTGACCGATCTGCTTATGGATCTGGAGGAAGTATACAACGAGATCATGACATGAACTCTTACTTAAAGTCTTTGAGAACTGTGATTCGCAAAGAACTTAACCAGATCCGTAAAGCTAAGAGGGAGCAACGGCGTAAGGTGTGGTGGCCTCTTCTGTTATCTCGTGGAGCTGATACCAGCATTGTTGCTGGGAGGTCCATGATATCAATCAATGTGGGTCAACGCCAGTCACCCTTCTCCAGCGTGATACAAACAGGGAGAGAGTCCCTGAAAAGGTTCAGTAGGATTGTTACATCCCAACATATGCATTTGTTTGTGTTGCTTTTGTTCCCTGCTCGGTTGTTGCTCTTGGGAACATATAGCGTAATTAACCTCAAATGA
- the LOC100789657 gene encoding transcription initiation factor TFIID subunit 13 — translation MSNSSAGTSSKPRTASSQPSETSSKRKRGVFQKELQHMMYGFGDDPNPLPESVALMEDIVVEYVTELVHKAQDIGSQRGKLSVEDFLYLIRKDSPKLNRCTELLSMNEELKQARKVFESDEEKLRKVFEVDDSVEG, via the exons ATGAGCAATTCCTCTGCTGGAACCTCATCAAAACCAAGAACAGCTTCCTCACAACCATCAGAAACTTCGTCCAAGCGCAAAAGAGGAGTTTTCCAAAAAGAAT TGCAGCACATGATGTATGGCTTTGGAGATGATCCTAAT CCACTTCCTGAAAGTGTGGCTCTTATGGAGGACATTGTTGTGGAGTATGTCACAGAACTG GTACATAAAGCCCAAGATATTGGATCTCAGAGGGGGAAGCTATCAGTTGAGGATTTCCTCTATTTGATTCGCAAG GATTCGCCAAAACTTAACCGCTGTACAGAACTACTTTCTATGAATGAAGAGCTGAAACAAGCAAGAAAGGTTTTTGAATCAGACGAAGAGAAACTGAGGAAGGTTTTTGAGGTGGATGACTCAGTTGAAGGATGA